The Arvicola amphibius chromosome 6, mArvAmp1.2, whole genome shotgun sequence DNA window GGAGTAGATAAAAGAATACAAGTCGGCTAGGAGAGCTCAGTTTGGTGTCTGGAAATATTATCTAGGTGCAGgaattatatgtacatgtgtgtgtgtgcatgtgtctgtatacatgtatatgtgtgtggcaacaattaaagcaaaagaggtcatgaatttgaaagacaacAAGGGCATACATGGGAGGCACTGgagtgaggaaagagaaggagggaattGACGTGATTATATTttgatttcaaaagtaaaattattataagaaaatatttacttattcatatAATTGACATAAGAGAACAATGCAAAACTAGGCTCGTAAAGATAATTTTTACAACTCTACATGTGTATCACTTTGTAAGCACACTGTATAGGATCATGCCTCACTTTATGGCTGCTTACTCTCTTATTTCCAAgttgttctttacatttttaaaaaaatatttatttaatgtgtattgctattttgcttgtatgtctgtgtactagtGTTTGTGGAGGGCAGAATAGGGCATTGGGCCACATGAGACTTAGTTACAAATAATTGTgaccatcatgtaggtgctgggaattgaacccaggtcctttgaaagagaagctgttattgttattgtggtggtggtttttttttactctttgactcTTGGGGCTCTTTTGGGGGACCTGCCACCtagctcccaagtaaatcacacacatGGAGCCTTATTATTACATATGAATTCCCGGCCTTActgtggcttgtttctagccagcttttaactgccttttctccccaccccaccttttCCCCCTGGTTTTTTCCCATTCTTATTTCTATAATCTTACTTTCAATCCTCCACcgtgactggctgggtggctaTGTGCCAGACCCCTACCGTCCTCCTATCCTTGTTCTGTCTTGCTCCCTTCACCCTTGCTCCTTCTATTAATACTCTGCCTGACAgacctgcctatcctttctcctgcttcactattggtcattcagctatttattagaccaccaggtgttttagataggcaaagaattatagcttcacagagttaaagagATGTAGCAtaaaaaagtaacacatctttacatcagcAAAAAAATTTCCACAGGACAtgcaaatgtaacacactttaaaataacattctacaaCAAGAAGCCATTGCTTAATTACTGATCTATCTCTGTAGGTCCTTCAAGATATTCTTAAAAGCATTACTATAGGTGAGACACATGTTTTGTGAGATTTATCTAAAAACACTTCTCTTCCAGCCAGGGGATAATGATTTTCCAGTAGATGAACACGGGAAATTATTATTGGACACAGTGGATTTCTGTGCCACGTGGGCGGTGAgtacttttcaaaagaaaaataaatcaatcagaGGGAGGGAAAATCAGCTCACTTTCCCCTGTGTATAGAAATTcatttacatgcatacatatctTATGTAGCAGCATCctcaattttcaaaaaaaaatcatagaagttTCTTGGCTGACATCTTattcttcattttcatctttatctTTGCTTCTTCATATTTAAGTCCTCTGATAATCTGAGCAATATACcccccttgtttttttttgtgtgtgtgtctgttatctcaaactcagggccttatgCAAACTGGCAAGTGCTCTAATACTGAACTATATGTCTAGCTCTAGAcagttttctttgtaactgctCCAACTTCTCTTTATACTGATGTAGTGATTGCAAGTATGACATTTCATAACCCCTTTCTCATCACCAGGCATTGGAGAAGTGTAAGGATGCAGGATTGGTCAAGTCTATTGGGGTGTCCAACTTTAACCACAAGCAGTTAGAGAGAATCCTGAGTAAGCCAGGGCTTAAGTACAAGCCTGTCTGCAATCAGGTAAGGATTctcattccctccccatctctcatgCTTTTCCCCACTCTGAACTACTAACACTTGTTCATTAACCCTCTGCCCAAGTGATTTTCATTTTGTGGAAAAGAAGATTCTGAGAACAGTACCATTGTTTCAAAAGACATGAGTGATTCTAAATTTAACCTTGGACTATTAAAGTCGTTGTGAGAATGTATTATTTTTGAGTTGGTCTAACAGGCAGAAATTAAGCACAGGGAAAATTAATCTTCTACTCTAACTGAGAATAATGACTGGGCTTGGGATACTTTGCTGAAAGACTGAGTTCAAATAAAAAAACAGCCAGTGGTCAGGACTTATGGGCAGTTTAAATGCTGCTTACCATCTTATTACACTCCTTCCTCATGATTTTATTAAGTTAACAGCTTATTCACTTAACTGCCTTGCTGACCACTAAGTATGATTTTGAAACAAAAGCTTGCCAAGGCAAATTATATTAACAGAATCTTCCAAAATTAGTTCAtttgtctttcaaaaataaattgcAACAGTTTGATCTTTTAAATTCAAATGTGATATTGCATATGAATTTCTTAGTCTACTTTGTTGGCTTTAACTTTTAGTTTGTCATACTATGAGCATTTGATATAATCTGATGTCTTTCTCTCATATTCTTCCATAGGTTGAATGTCATCTTTATTTAAACCAGAGTAAGCTGCTGGATTACTGCAAATCAAAAGACATTGTTTTGGTTGCTTATGGTGCCCTGGGAACCCAACGATATAAAGAATGGTAATAAGATGAAGAGTATACCTGAAGCATGACTGTCATTTAGCATCATGACACTCAGTTCTCAGGGAAAGAGGGAACATTAGAAGAACCATGTGAAGCAGAAGTTTGTTGCTCAGGGacttctgtgtatccctggcatCTTAATgtccttttctgttgctttgatagaATACTTGGACAAGAGCATCCTCGGGGAGAAAGGGCTGATTATGGATCACAATTCTAGGGTGAAAAGCATAATAAAAGGAAGCCAGGGTgtcaggagatggaagcaggtggTCTCTTCACATTacaatcaagaagcagagaatgatAAATGATCTgatcattttctccatttatacagtccaggatccaGGCAAATGGTCCTATCAATAATTAAAATGGGTTTTCCCCACATCAATTTTCATAAGATAAAGTCTCACAGGCATTCTAGAATCCCATGTTTCAGGTGACTCCGGATTTTGTCTAgttgataattataattatataataactATCACGTCTAGTCTAAAATGCACCCTCTACTGTGCTTTGCAACATAACCTTGGCCTCTTGAGCTTATTTCTACTTTCCTACTAGGGTGGATCAGAACTCTCCAGTTCTCTTGAATGATCCAGTTCTTTGTGATGTTGCCAAAAAGAACAATCGAAGCCCCGCCCTGATTGCTCTTCGATACCTGCTTCAGCGTGGGGTTGTGCCCCTGGCCcagagtttcaaagaaaatgagatgaaaGAGAATTTGCAGGTGATGAGCTCTGCTCCTTAGGGTTGTTACATAGTATCATCCATATGCCTGCTTCCTTCAAATCTCTGTGCACTTTTTTGAGATCAAGTCCTGCATGTGTTTAAGATGTGAACTGTTAGGAAAAAtcattttgaagttaaaatgtctcaaattaaaataagatttttttaaagtcagttctTTTGTCCTTATATGAACATGTTATAATTAGAATTTGGGTAAATCTTGACTTAAATAATGTTgaaaagagcatttttttttacattttaattattcagtGATAGATTACCAAAATGTAACTTCCCATGCCAATCACTGTTTTGTGTgatgtattttgaaattttgctCTAGATTTCTTGGAAACTATGTATGttaactgttttttttcctccctcaaagAGCCTTTGAGATTCCTCTCATCTTCAGTATTGTGCAATTTTAATATATCTCAAAAGCAATTTTCCTTCATTTCACTTGGTATTTATTAATCATGAATGTTTTGGTAAACAATGTTCATTATTTTCAGAGGCATAAGTACTACTCACATTGCCTTTCAGACAAAAATCTGATTCATTCAAATAATAAAACCTTTGTGTTTTTCTAAAAGGTTTTTGAATTCCAGCTGTCTCCGGAGGATATGAAAACCCTAGATGGCCTGAACAAAAATTTTCGATATCTTTCAACTGAGTCGTAAGTAATGTTAAATACCGCCCCTCAGTTAGTTTCAGGACCAAGTCTCTCCCCTGCTTTTCCATTCTTGATGGTTCAGAAACCAAATGTCCTATTCATCTGTAGCAAGTTTCCCATGGGGATAGAGCATGCAAtatttgtttctgagtttttgaAAATGTGGATGTGTCATTGTAAAACATAGAGAAGGTTTTGAAAATCATATTCTAAACTAAGTAAAGAAACTTCAGGAAAAAATTCTATTGTATTGGAGAGTTAATAGCCACCAAGAgatctttagtttttctttatgatCTATGGTTACAAAATTTGATACTGGATATAGGCTATATTATAAATGAAACCTGCATGTatacataaatgtacatattcatctatctatctactatctatctactatctatctatctatctatctatctatctatctatctatctatctatctatctctatctatcatccatctatctatctatctatctatcatctatctatttttctatctttgtttttatctatctgcatgtctgtctgtcatctatctatatcttctgcttgttataattttaattttcaatagaaataaatataataatgtttGAAGGAGGATTAGAAAATCTACAATACTATGTAAAATTGGTATATATGTTATCATTATTAAGATTTTTGCTAGTATTGAGTAGTATGAAGGCAAAGGAGAGATAAAACTCAGTGATGAGTCATTgtaagtaataaatatttcttgCCACAGTTTAACACTTAATGGTTTTTAATCAATGCATATTTtggattgttatttttatgtagaGTTCTACAAATTATACAGTTATCTCCTTGGACATGGATGTCCATTTTATGAAGGACATTCTTTCTCTGAGTTTAATACATTACTTTTTACTTAGTGGGAGATGAGTAAATAATTAATGCATTACTATTAATTAAATGGAAGTGAAAGTATTAggcaaaaatgatattttaaggtACACTAAGATATTTTTGTGTCGATCAATGTGTAGAGTTACCTTGAACTAAAGATGACTTatacttttctcctttctttggaGACTGACTTTGGGAAGGATTTTGACTCTTCATTGATTGATGCATAGATGAAGCAAAGGGAGATAAATATTAATGAACACTGGTCTTTGGGTGCTCTGTTGTAGGCAGGTGGACATAATTTAGGAAAAGTgcatgaattatattttaaaaacatttcttatgCATGTTTGTAATTGCCTGTAAGAATATCCCCTTCTGCAACTTATTAGGGAACAAAATGTTGAACTTTCACCTTGATGGTGCCTTCCTAGATGTCACAACTTACATTGTAGAAATAGATCAAactgtgtgtttgcttttatttcctcatttagTTTTGCTGACCACCCTGAATATCCATATTCTGAGGAATATTAATAAGGGGACCCAGTCATGACTGCCTGAAGTTACTGTGTATGGACAGTGATGTTGGTGATTTGATTCGGATGCTGATTGGTGGATGCCTCATATCCGGTCAACCTAGGCTGCTTAGTAACAGTCACATTCAACTGAAGCTCCAGCTAATGGTCTTGAAGAAAGGGGATTTAATTTTCATGGTGTGttgaaataaatataacaattcaaaagatacttttttaaaaaaatgagatatgACACAAAACTGGTTTTGTTGAAAGTCTGTGGTTGGTGTTTTGAGATGatgatttctattttataaacatttcagACTTGGGGTAGGTGGCATTTCCAGACCAGAGAATGACTCTTTAGTAGTTGTCTGTGAGTCAGTGGTCCTTTAGACCTGAGTCAACAAGAAAACCCTGAACACATTCTGTGATTCTCAGTCAGGAACATGAGACACACATGGGAAGGTTGTCAAACAATTCCCAGGCTCTCTCTACTTGCTTAGCATTAGAGTCTTGGCACTGGTGAGTGGGGTATTCCTGAGATAGGTTAGGCTAAAGAGATAACGCAAGAATCAGCCTAGTAGTATCATTAAAAGTCAGGTGGGAGACTTCTTAGGAGGGAGTTGATCATAACTCTACCTAGAAATGATGCCAAGGTtgggttttttcctaattttattttttcttcttttcttttttttaaaaaaatgtaattacattttacaGACAAAAGGAGATTTTGACATATTTAGTTCAATGACACATCAGAGAGTTATTCCTATTTATGttttaaaggaacaaaaaaacagaactaactttaattttaataaatataaaatacttgtAAGATTTATGGTGCATTGATGAAATGTGGTCTATGAATTCCTGAAAATTTAGAGTGTAACAATGTTAAAAACATTTAGACTAGGAAGCTTCAGGTTTTCCCTATGGATACATCAGAAATACCATGTAACCCAGGGTAATTGACATATAGTTTCTAGTAAGCAGTTGACTGTGTACAGAAACCAAGTAAAGAGGTAACTATTAGTAACAACAGGATACCCCAATAGgtagttttattgtgttttatatcCCACACTGAGAAGATCTGCCTGCTTGGTACCATGTGATCTTGGCATGTAGGTGGTATCAACAGTTACcatataattttttcttcaatGAAGTTATAGCAAATGATATTATAGGTTTCAACATACCAAATCTGTACTTCTTGTAccagttttaattttcttaatatttccaTTCTCACATACAGTCTAACCTCATAAATAGTGGTTGACATTAAACAGCAAATCTAGGTTTATGGTGCTTTCTTTAGgaattttacaaattatttcccACAGAATCTTCATGtaccacagaaaataatttttttccttgcatttgaaaaaaatgattaaagtgACAACCAAAAGCTTTTTCTAAGTGTTTACAAAATTGATCAGAAATCTAATATTTTAAGGGAGAATTGAACATTTTAATATACCATTATCTTTTCTGTATTAATTCTTATTTAAAGTTGTTCAAtataacttttataaaaataacttttattttatgtgtgtgtttgtttgcatgtatttctATGTACCACGTGAATATCTGGTGCTTAGAGAGGTCAAAgagtttatttgttcttttcaaatattgaaactgaaattacagatggttatgaaccgacttgtgtgtgctaggaatcaaacccaggtccactggaaaagaagaaattactCTTAActtttgaaccatctctccagctctgttgcTCAGTAT harbors:
- the LOC119816242 gene encoding aldo-keto reductase family 1 member C13-like isoform X1, which translates into the protein MSSKQQFVKLNDGHFIPALGFGTYKPQEVPISKSLEAANLAIGAGFRHIDTAFVYHVEEEVGQAIQSKIKAGVVKREDLFITTKLWCTCFRPELVQPSLEKSLKRLRLDYVDLYLIHYPVPLQPGDNDFPVDEHGKLLLDTVDFCATWAALEKCKDAGLVKSIGVSNFNHKQLERILSKPGLKYKPVCNQVECHLYLNQSKLLDYCKSKDIVLVAYGALGTQRYKEWVDQNSPVLLNDPVLCDVAKKNNRSPALIALRYLLQRGVVPLAQSFKENEMKENLQVFEFQLSPEDMKTLDGLNKNFRYLSTESFADHPEYPYSEEY
- the LOC119816242 gene encoding aldo-keto reductase family 1 member C13-like isoform X2; this encodes MSSKQQFVKLNDGHFIPALGFGTYKPQELWCTCFRPELVQPSLEKSLKRLRLDYVDLYLIHYPVPLQPGDNDFPVDEHGKLLLDTVDFCATWAALEKCKDAGLVKSIGVSNFNHKQLERILSKPGLKYKPVCNQVECHLYLNQSKLLDYCKSKDIVLVAYGALGTQRYKEWVDQNSPVLLNDPVLCDVAKKNNRSPALIALRYLLQRGVVPLAQSFKENEMKENLQVFEFQLSPEDMKTLDGLNKNFRYLSTESFADHPEYPYSEEY